The sequence gaaaaaaagaaacccacaaaaacccacgttgggtgcaCCTATTGCCCGAGGAGCCTGTAGCTGGCCTTTCCTTAGTTCGGCCCCACCCtggctcccagcccccagcccgccCTCCACGGGGACCCACGCCGTCTGGGGGTTAGAACTCAGGGAGTCCTCCATCCTCACCTTGCCCTGCTGGGGTCCCAGTCGGGGTATGAACATAGCCCAAGGAGGAGGCCGCCATTACCCGCTCAGCAGCCCTGGCACTGAGGCACTTTGGTTTGCTGCCTTCTTGGGGCTACATGCAGCACCAGAgttcaggaaggcttcctggaggaggtgacttgGCTCTGCTTTCTTTCAAGAGAGTTGTGTCACACATGAGCCAGGAAGAGGGGCTTTGCAGAATGAAGCACACCTGGCAAGGGGCAGAAGTGAGAAAGGGCTTGGTGGGTTCAAGGGGAGCGAGGTTTTGGGGGTTCAGGGGGAGGAGAAAGCCCCAAAGCCAGGTGTGATCTCCCACATGGTGCTCACCTCTGCGTCTTGACCAGGCAGGCTCCTGGGGGGGCCTGAGGCGTGGGCAATGAGGAGAGAACCCCCCACACCCCACACAGGGCGCGCTATGCAGCTCTGGGCTTTTCTGCATGCTTGGGGGCTGCCGCGTCTGGGGCCGGATTTCTCTCAGTCGGGTTCTGGGGCCCGGGAGGCTGGCTCGCTCCAGGCTGTGGTTTGCAGTTTGCAGGCTGCAATAAGCCCTAACTGCACGCCCAGCCCAAGGCCCACTGAGTCACTCAGCCTGGGCCTCTAATTTGGGGGCCACTCCCAGCCCAGCCGGGCAGCACCTCAGTCCCTGGGTCCCCCTCTGCATTGCCCCCCCCCCAGACCTCGGCTCTCCCTGCGGTGCAGGAACAGCCCGGCCCCGGGCTGAAGTGGCGCTGCCAGTGGCTCGTCCTGCTGGCTGCAGGGAGCTGGCGGCCTCCTGCCCTCGGGACTCCTGGAGCTtcaggaggcaggggtggggggcggcaGGGCCATGGGGGTcaaaggcaggaaggaagagcAGCCATTTCCTGAGGCCCCGGGGCTCCCGAGGGGGAGGCTGACACACAGCTGGATCAGCTCCCGAAGAGCTGGGAgagtcccccagggcccaatccCGGCCTGCCCTCCACCTCCGGGGCACCCCTGGGcagccccccccctcccccccccctcaAAGGGTGACCCTTGCTGGCGCCGGCCCCGCCCCTCAGCCCAGGAGGCTCCACCCCTCACCTCCACCTCCTGGCATCTCCGCAGGAGACCCTTCTCCAGCCAGACCAGCCAGGAACTCGGCCTTTCGCCCTGAGAAGGAGCCTGGCCCCCTCAGTGGTCGGGCCAAGCCACCCGACACCACCCTCACTCCACCCGGACCCCCAGTCCAGAAAACCACCGGCCCTCACCCCGCTCTTGGCAGGTAACTGCTGCTGTCCCCGCCTGCAGGGGAAGAGTCCAGGTGGGGCCTTGAAGGTAGGCGGGGGCTGCCCAGGTGCCCAGGTGCCAGGCGACAGGAGGAAAGGGCAAAGGGAGGGAGGACTGAGAGCAGGGCAGGGATGGGTTGTTGAACCGGGAGAGCAAAGAGGAGGGGTGGCCGCTGCCCAGACTCTAGTGTCCCAAAGCCCGTGCCTCCAAGGTCACCCACGAGAGCACCCAGGCCCACGGGACGCCCTGCCACTCCAGGAGGGACCCTGGGGTGTGACCTGAGGCTGGTGCTCGCGGGCCCCAGAGACGGCCGAGCTGGAGGGCGGTGGGCCGGGCCTCTGCCATCTGGAAGATTCCATGTGTCGATGGCCGAGGTGTGGCGGCCAAGGGCTGGTCCTCTCCAGGCCAGGAGCTTTTTTTGACCTTCCCTGGCAGACATAATCACACAGCGGTTCTCCACCCTGGGCCGCCGGGGCCGCCTTGCCCCACCGGGCTGTAATTTCAGGGCCTGAGGTGGCCCCGCTGGGGGCCGGGCCTGCGTCCAGCTCTCTTTAGAGAGGCCAGTCGAGGGAGGCTGGACTCCAGGAGGCGGCCAGGGGACCCTTGGGGCAGGCTGAACCCAGGTGCCAGGTCCGAGGGCAATGGCAGAGAGCTCTGCCCCCATAGGCCGGACACCCCAGCGTCCCCCAGACTGCCCCTGGGTGGCAGCTGCTCCAGGGACAGGGGTGCACCGCTTTGACACATTCTTAGCCTCCTTCAGCTTTCTCACCCTTTTCCTGAGCCTGGTTTTCCTGGAGAAGGGGGCTTGAGCCAAGGTGGGGTGAGAGGTTGGACCCCCAGACTGAGTCCAGCACACACCTGCCCATGGGTGGAGGGCGGGTAAACGGGTGGGAGAAGGCACCTGGCCAGGTCCCTGTGGGGTGGGGCAGCTGCAGAGGCTGCTCTTTCCGGTCAGGCACTGAGCGCAAATGTCACCACCAGAAGCCCTCGGTGGGTGTCCCTTGTGGGGTCATTGGGTGGCTAGCTGGCCCATGTCTCACTGGGGTCCAGGTGGAGCTGCCATGCGGGGCTGCCCCTGGGGACTGAAGGCCCACCACATCCCTCCACCTGCTGTGAGGCCCCCAGCCCTGAGCGCCCTGCCCTCACCCAGGCCATGCCCCCTTTGCTGGGCGGCCCTATCCAAATTGGGTGacactggggtgggggggatataCAGGCACAGCCCCCTCTGCCCAACTCCAGAGCACCCCATGGAGAGGGTGGGCTGCTCCCTGGGCCACCTCCTGCTCCCAgctcctcccctgccctccccaggggGCGCTCCCAGGGGCCTCCTAACAAACTTCTTGTACGCTGGTGCCCGCTTCCGAGCCTGCTGCCCGCTTCCGAGCCTGCTGCCAGGGAGCTCAACTTCAGACACCcctttgggcttctgtctgtgCCTGGGTGCTCGTCCCCTCTCCCGGGCAGCCCCAAGGCCAAGCTGCCTCCTGTCTGGCCTGTGGAGGGGAGCAGGGGAGCGCCCCTGTGGATGGCCTGGTCCCCTTCCGCCCTCCTCCACTCCCAGCCCGAGGCCCCTCTCGCTCATCTGCTCACTGGCGGGAACAGCTCCCACTTCCGGCGCCTCTGCGGCTCACCCCTCGGGCCTGGCCCAGCTGTGGGCTGTGaggggggcaggggccagggtggcaggcctggaagaggggccccgAGGGCTGGGAAAGTGGCCCGGCCGCCCCACCGAGGCCAGCGCCTCCAGGGCTGCTGACCTCTGACCCAGCCCAAACAGGAAGTGCCATATCTGCAGGCcggccccagaaggagaaggaatgcGGGGATGTGTCCAAAGCAAACACTCGGCCAGCTTCCCAGGCCTCTCCCTACCCCCTGCCCAGAGTCTGACCCCCCTCTCTGCTGAGAACCGGGGGGCCCCGTCTGTGGAAGGGACCAAGGCCTGCCTGGAGCTCCCaagcccagcccccagccccttcccccttGGTGGCACCCACATCTAGCTGCCATGAGCTGTCCCCCAGGGGCAGCGGCTGAGCCTGTTGTCCTCCCTGCTAGTCCCGCCACCCCCTCCTCCTGTTCCCAGTGGCCTCTGGAGGCTTCTCAGACCCCATATCTCCCACCACCTGACCCAGCCAGCCTGTCCTGGCATCAGGGCTCGGCACGGGCCAAGCTATCACTTCCTGGggcaaggggtggggtgggatgggggctgaCTTGACGCTGCCTTCCCCGCCCCCTCCAGGCCCTGAGCAGGACCAAGTGCTCCCTCCTCAAAGGGGGAGCTGGGCAGATGctgcccccccacccaccctggccCCAGAATGGGGATAGAGGGAGACAGATGATCACCTCAATGAATCGCCAGGCTCCGGCCATGGGTACAGGTGTGGGGGGCCCTCAGACAAAGGGCAGGCACCATGGGGCTCCCCATCAGCAGCCCCAACAGGCAAGCCCACCTCTGCGGGGCCACACCCGTGGTGGGGACAGGAGGGTTTCTTTCGTTCAAGGAGTCAAGTACTGATGGCCTGGGTGCAGCTGCGAGAACCAGGTCCAAGCCCCTGCTGACAAAGCAGCGTCCAGGACAAAATCGAGAACCTGGAGGGAGTGGGGCCTGCCGGGGCCGGAGGGTTTTGAATGGGTACCTTTTATTACATTTGCTGCAACCTGTGGTGTCATTTGCTAAGTGGAGGGACCTCAGTCAGTTGCTGGGAAGTGGTTGCTGGGAAGCAGCGGGTCTTCTTCAAGACCTTTCTCCCAGTGGTGCAGAGATGAAGTGGGGCTTGGCCTGGGCCCCCACCTGTCACCTGAGCTGTGCCCAGGCCTGGGAGGCGTGGGGCTGGGAGCCCTCCCCCTGCTGGGGCTGGAGGACCATGCCGTGGGAGGCCCGGATGCAGGAGAAGGTGGCGGGCAGGACGTGGTGCCGGTAGATGACGTTGTTCACAAGGTACATGGAGATGAGGTTGGAGACCTGGGCCATGCACACGCCACAGTCAGAATTCAGGGGCACATGTCTGCGAAGGGAGTAGTGGCAGAGGTGGGCAGAGGAGAGAAGGCCccggaaaggagaggagagagaggggccCACTGTGAAGGCTGGGGTTAAGATAGAGACAAGACCAGAACTGAAGTGAAGGAGCAGGTGTATTCCTGCCTACATGGCACCCCAGGCCACTCCACATGGGGGGTTAGCACCAGGCACCCCAGTTCTTGTGGCTTTGGGCTCCAGCCTTGCCTCTCACTCACCTGCACCCTGCCCAGACCCTACCAGCTACTCTGCACTGGCAGccaagatggatggatggatagatggagggatggatggatggataaatggagggatgatggatggttggatggatggatggatggggaaATGGATGgagaaatggatggatggatggatgggggatGGATAACTGGATGGGGAAATGgggagatggatggatagatggggggtggatgggtgaatggatggatggatggatggatggatggggagATGGATgcagagatggatggatggatgggtgggtggatggatggatggatggatggatgagtggatggatgggcagatggttggatggatggatgggtgaatgggtgGGTGGTTGGATGggggttggatggatggatggatgggtgggtgtatagatgaatggatggataggcagatgggtggatggatggatggatgggtgaatgggggatagatggatggatgggggatGGGTGGATTGATGGTGGATGGACAGGGGGTGGAAGGAtgaatggggggatgggggacGGATGGGGAGGTGGAGGAACACCCCTTCCCCTCCATGCCTCCAAGGCCAGCCCCACGCTGCCCCTTCCTGCCCTCTCCCCTGCTCCCCGGGCCCCACCTGATATTGTGGTGGTGGAGGTGCAGCCCCTGCAGCCCCTTGAGGCCCAGGAGACCTCAAGGGTTGTTGCCAAGCAGCAGCTCAGCCAGGGAGCCCGGCAGGCCCAGGAAGGACACCCGGTGAGTGCTGTTGTCTCGCGGGTTGTTGTGGGACAGGTGCAGGACCTTCAGGCCAGGCTTCCTGTACGCCACCATGTAGCTGGGGCTGCGCTCAATGCGCTTGTGGTGCAGCGTGAGGCCCTCAGGCCCCAGGGCAGGAAGGAGGGCACAGGCACCAGGTGGTTGTGGGAGAGGCCCTGGCCATGGAGATGGGCAGACACCTACTCctgtccctttccctccctctaaACACCCTGCTGGTGCCTCCTGGGGTCCCTACGATGccctacaaaggaagctcaaatgGTGAGATTTTAGGGGGCCAGAGCTGGGGGCAGGTGACAGTCCACTCCCCAGCTTTGCCCATCACACAGCTCCCTGGTCTGGCCCTGCCCCAACTCAGCTCCACAGCCCTCCTTGTTTGTCCGTCCCACTCTCCTCTCTTCCTGGCCTGTCCATTCTCACACTCAGATGTGCAGAAAAGAGATGGGGAGGCAGAGAAAAACAAGGTTCTCAGGGTGCCAGGAGACCCCCGAGGGGTCAGGGGGCAGAGCCGGAGCTGATGGGGAGGCTGGTGGCAAAGCTCAGGCCACCACCTCCTGCGGGGGCCACCGTGAGCCCAGCTGGCTCCACAAGGACGAGCAGAAGGGGGTTAGGGCTCCCCAGCAGCAGAAAAGCCTTCGTCCCTCGTGGGTGGGGTCACCCTTGGGTCTCTGGTGCCCCTTGAACCTGCCGAGCCAGcggcccccacccctcccaccaggcAGAGGAAAGACAGACGGGGCGGCGCGGGGGCCATGGCGGGGGGGGGGCCCAGGCGGCCGGGGCTTGACTCGCGGCCagccccctgcccaggccccGCTGCGGCTGGAACAGTGGCGGGGCCGCCCCTCCCTAGGTGCTGTCTGCTTTCCTTTGCCCCCTTGGCAAGCGGAGCAGAGGAAAACGGAATGATTAAAACCCAAATGTCCCTGGTAACTTTTTCCTGGAACCCCGAGGATACAGGGCAGAGGCTGTGCTCCCCAGGAATGGTGGGGCGGGCTGGCTGTTGACCCCTGCCTTTCCCCAccgccaccccccacccaggtGGCCATCGGACTGGGGGCACCTACCTTCTCAGCACCCCCCCCCGGGCACGTGGCCATACCCCTCGCTCCCCACTGCTCCTAGGACTGCGTCCAAGCCCCCTAGCTTGACTACCCCGGTCCTGCGGTGTCTGCTCACCTCGAGAGGAGCTCAGAAAGGGCTATGTCTCCTCCtgggcaccccccccccccgtctcAGGGCCAGCGCCCCGACTCAGCTGTCCAAACCAGACCGTGGGAAGCCATCTGCTGCCGGATCCTTCTCTTTCCCACGCTCCCCCATCCCTCCGGCCCCAGGTCCCGCCGACAGAAGCGGCTGGCTACACCCCGCGTCCGGCCAGCTCTCCCCACCACCATGCAATCACCCCCAACCCTGGTCCAGAAGCAATTCCCAGGGGGCTGGCAGGGCAGGCCTGgcatgggaggtggggggaggtgcTGTGGCCTCGGGGATTCCACTGGGCAGGAGGGACAGAGGGGTGGTCGACCCTCCCAGCCCAGGCCCAAGCTGTGGGGCCTCCCCTGGCCCTCTCCAGGGGCAGGTGGGCTCCACACTAGCCTCCCCTGCCTGACCCTTGGGGCTCCTTTGGGCCCACGCTCCCATCTCCAGGCCTCGCGTGCCCAGCTGGGTGACGCATCTTTCCTCCTGGCTCAGAAGGCTGGGTGGCTCAGTGAGGGGGTGGAGTGGGAGTCAGCCCCACTCATGGGAGATCGAGCCAAATGTGGGGTGCCAGCTGGCCCTCCTGGAGCTGGTCGCTGCTGAGCTCAGCACGCCCTCCGGCACCACCTGGCCAGCTGGCTCCCCTAGTACTGCCCTGTCCACGGGGCTGGGCCACTGTGCCCTCTGCCCCCCGTGGGTCCTTCACCGTCAGTGCAAAGGATCCTGGGAGCACCTGCCAGCCCTTCCTTGATTCCCTAGATAGCACTGccgagggaggggagaggacaggCCTTTCAGAGGACACTGTGGCCCTAGAGGGAGCCCAGGTGTCACTCAGGCTGCAAGGTGAGCTCAGGTGGGCTCATCACCAAGACGTCCCCAGGGGACTCCCGGCTCACCTGCAGGGAGGTCAGCCGGCCAGCTGGATGGGACGATCTGCAGCCGGTTCCAGTCCTGCCTCACATAGAGCAGGCTGGGGAGTGGCTGGAAGGCCAGTGGGGAGAGGTGCCCATGGTGCAGCCAGATGCTTTCCATCTCCGGTGTCACCAGCTGGCTGAGTCCTGCCCGGCAGGTGGCCAGGCCCTGGGAGCCGACACCACCGGGCCCTGGCCCACTGGGTCCAAGAGCTACCCATGCGGCCCTGGACGGTCCGGAAGCCTCAGAAGCCCACTGGGAGCTCCTCGCTGCGAGGCCAGAGTCCCTGGCTGGCCCTGGACGCCAAGGCCAGTTAACAGGGCTCCACCGTGGGCCCACCGGGCCTTCCATTGGGCAGAGCCTCCCCGCGCCCAAGGCCCAGCCCTGGACCTTTGCCTTTTAGGCTCCTGCTCCCCACTCCCGCCCCCcacacctgccccccaccccggaAGCTGCTGTGCTGCAGGCCCTGCAAGAGGTTGTTGTTGAGTTTGAGCTCCTGCAGGGAGGCTGGCAGGGCTGGGAGGGTGGACAGCGAGTCCCTGTTGAGATTCAGCCACTTCAGCCAGGTCAGATtcaagggggggtgggggggggcagggagagcaggGGAAGGGGGTTGCTGCTGCCAAGGGGCACCCTATTTGGTTGCATCCTGATTTCTCAGTGCTCACTAGGCCCAGAACTGTCTGGAGCTTTCCAGAACCTTCCCTGGTGCTGCTCCCTCATGGGCCCCAAGGGTCCGTGTCACTCTCAaagctcccctctgtccctccccatCACAGCTTGCCATCCTGGGTGCCATCCCCACTGCCCCCTCCAGGCCTCAATCACAGGGCCATCTCAGCACCCCctggcccctcccctcccacaggCCTCTGGTGGGGGCCATGGACAGGCCTGGCCCTGCCATCCACTCAGCATCAAGCAGCCCCCACAGAGCAGGGGGCATTCCCAGTGCATGGAGGCACTGCCAGCGAGCCAGGGGCAGCCAGGTGATGGGGCCACCCACCTGCCAGGTAGAGCGTGGTCAGGCCAGGGTCCACGAGGACGGGGATGTGCTTCCTCTTGACGTTCCTGCAGGTGATGGGCACCTGGGCCAGGAGGCCTGGGACTGGCAGGGAGGGCGTGGCCTGCTCCCCAGTGCCTGGCCCCACCAGCCCCTGTCCTCTCCCGCTTCCGGGCCCCTTACACCCATGGCCTTTGGCCACCAGGGAGCTCCTGCCACCGACACAGCCTCAGCGCCTGGGCCGGGCTGGCAGGAGGCTCTCGGAAGACAAGGGGACATGCTGGCCAGCCAGCTCACGGGGCCATGTTGGGGGAGAGGGGgctgaggctggggaggggcagcTGGACAACAAGGTCTGAAGGCTGACAATGGTGGCATGAGTGGCAAGGCTGCGATAAAGCCCCTTCACCCCACCTGGCCCCATCTGGGGATCCACCCGGCCCCGCTAGTCCTCATCTTTGGGGGTGCCCAGGGCTTCAGCCCCCTTCTCCTGGCATCTCGGGCTCCTGCCTTCTGGGCCTGGCTCCCCTCCTGGGCTCCCGTGGCCCTGCCAGCCTGCGAGGACCTGAGCTTCCTGGTCTGgggcctccccaccaccacccccaaccctgtCGGCCTGGTGGGCAGCTTCCAGCTGGGGGCACGGGGCTGCAAGGGACCTCCATGGGCTCCCTGCTTGAGGGAAGGCCGAGACTGGGGCCCATCCAGCTGCCCATCCTCAGGCCTGTCCAGGTCGCCATTCCCGGGGATGGAGAGCACTCAACCTGCAGAAGGAGCCAGAGTGGGCTGAGGTCAGGGGGTCCTTCCCCCAAGATGGGGGAGTGAGCTGCCAGCTGGcccgcctccctccctcccttcccaacCTTCCTTTCCACCTTGCTCTTCTCTCCTCAGGAGCCCGGATGTCACCAAGTGTCTGGAAATCCCCCCCCAGGGGACCCCGAGCACCAGAGAGAGAGCAGAGGGTCGGTGGCCCCAGGGCCGAGTGGGCCCTGCCTCTGGAAACTGAGACTGCTTTTTATGGCTGGGGCGGGGGGCTCCACTGGCCCCTGGGACAAGGCCCTGACAGGCCCGTCTGGGCACCCTGGGCCCTCGGTGGCTCAGTTTGTTCTCTGAGATAGAAGCCCCTGggcctgcctggggtggggggtgctcagACCCCTAGACGTCCCCTGCACCATGTGGCAGCTCTTCCCTGTGCCCCGAAGCTGGCTGGACAAAACGCCCTTCTCCACTGGGCACCAGGCCCTGACGCCACCCACCCACGGCCCTGCCACTCCCCCCAGGCTGGTCCTGGCCACTCGCCATTGGGGGACCCAcctgaggagaaggagagagtgaATTTGTTTGGGACCTGGCCCAAGCCCTGCGGCCCCCAGGAATGGGGCTTCTGCCCCGGCTGGGAAGGGAGTGGGCCCCGGGGCCTCCTGGGTCCCTGGGAcagggggcaggggccagggcaaTGGTGGCATGAGTGGTGAGGCTGGGATAAAGCCCACTGAGCCTGTGGCCTCTTCTGCCTGCATGTTCCCGCTTCGAAGCCGCCCACTTCTAGAGGAAACAGGGTCCGAGGGCCGGCCTCGGAGGGGCTGAGGACCCAGTTCtgtccttggctcttctgccaaCTCGCTGCCTGCCTTTGGGCAACTCCAGGCCTCgactttctcttctgtaaaatgggggtgtggtggggtaAGAACAGCCTGCAGCTGCTCGGTGCTCCCCAAGAGTCCTGCGTCCCAGAGGGGACCCCTGTAGCCAGGTGCTCCTGAGGTGCCCCCATACCTCCTGCCGCTCACTTTCAGGAAAGGGGTGTGTGAGGCCTggttggaggtgggggcaggCGGGTGGGCTCTAGGGAAGGGGCCGCTGGGCAACCCTAGGCCCCTGGGCCAGCCCTCCGAGGGCCACCAGCGGCCCCCACCAGGCTGCCtctgcagccccagcccccaaccccattgggggaggcagaggagggcGGGCAGGCGGGGGGCTGGCAGAGCAGCCCTGACCTCACCTCAGGGCTCTTCGGGGCCCAGGCTGAGGAAGCTTTTCCTCCAGCTCGGTCCAGCGTTGACTTATGTTTGGAAGAAATCTTTAAATATGAGTTAATTGTGGGCAAGGCTCTGGcggaggggagaaggggaaatGGAGGGGGCGGAGAAGGGTCTGGGAGGGATTTTCCCATCAGTACCCTGGGGTTGGACTCTCTGTCCCAGGCCACGGGGGGATGCCCTGGAGGGTTGGGGGAGCAGGTCAAGGTGGGGCGGACTCCCCAGATTAGGGGGCTCTACAATgcaagctgtgtgtgtgtgtgtgttggggggccTGGTTTTACCCCTAAACATTTGCCCACCTGCCTCTGAGAGGCAGCCTGACTCCCTGAGGGAACCTCACAGAGCACCCCACTGCTTTGTTGGGAGCCCACAGTCCAGTCGGAGGCACCCTGCACCCACCATCGCCgtgcctcctcccctcccccatagtGCACTGGGTTTTGCTTGCCCCGATTTGGGGCCTGTGCCCCCCACACACCAGGCACAGCCAAGCCCATGACTGGCTCCCCTCCCCCTTGGGCGACACAGGACATTTCTGGGCCAGCCTTCTGTCGGGGGGCTGCTTGGGCCCGGGAGGCCCGAGGGCAGGCGAGGTGCTGAGCCCCGGGGAGGTTTGTGTGGGGAGCCGTCTGACGGAGAAGGAacagggagggggctggggcctTCGCCTGGCGTCGTCCAGGGTTGGGGGGATGAGACCCTGCCCGAGGTGGGCACAGAGCCCAAGCCCTGGGGACGGCCCGCGACGGGAGCCCCCCAGGCCCCGGCTCGCACCCTCCCCGCCTGGGGGACGGCTGCTGGAGAGCTGGCCCCTAACCCATTTGCCCCCTTCGCCGCCGCTCCCCAGGCACTGACTAACATCCTGCCATCTGGTTCCCATTagcggggctgggggtgggggagctgctCCCAGGTTTCTCTGGCACAGCCAGCCTCGAGGAGGGAGGCACCCCCCCAACTCCTACCCACCTAGGCAGGAaggggccaggcctggggcccTCCTCGTGCCCCACTCCTGGGGAGTCCCATCCTCCCTGCCCTTCCTTTTGTGGGGTCCCTGGGGAGCAGCACC is a genomic window of Choloepus didactylus isolate mChoDid1 chromosome X, mChoDid1.pri, whole genome shotgun sequence containing:
- the LOC119522931 gene encoding uncharacterized protein LOC119522931 isoform X3 — encoded protein: MALPVWAGSEVSSPGGAGLGGAAGPLSQPSGPLFQACHPGPCPPHSPQLGQARGVSRRGAGSGSCSRQPDRRQLGLGAARERGRAPRHRQKPKGVSEVELPGSRLGSGQQARKRAPAYKKEGQKKLLAWRGPALGRHTSAIDTWNLPDGRGPAHRPPARPSLGPASTSLRRGQQQLPAKSGGERPSSWLVWLEKGLLRRCQEVEVCFILQSPSSWLMCDTTLLKESRAKSPPPGSLPELWCCM
- the LOC119522931 gene encoding uncharacterized protein LOC119522931 isoform X6; its protein translation is MALPVWAGSEVSSPGGAGLGGAAGPLSQPSGPLFQACHPGPCPPHSPQLGQARGVSRRGAGSGSCSRQCVLDSVWGSNLSPHLGSSPLLQENQAQEKGKVKKSSWPGEDQPLAATPRPSTHGIFQMAEARPTALQLGRLWGPRAPASGGDSSSYLPRAGAKGRVPGWSGWRRVSCGDARRWRCASFCKAPLPGSCVTQLS
- the LOC119522931 gene encoding uncharacterized protein LOC119522931 isoform X1, coding for MALPVWAGSEVSSPGGAGLGGAAGPLSQPSGPLFQACHPGPCPPHSPQLGQARGVSRRGAGSGSCSRQPDRRQLGLGAARERGRAPRHRQKPKGVSEVELPGSRLGSGQQARKRAPAYKKEGQKKLLAWRGPALGRHTSAIDTWNLPDGRGPAHRPPARPSLGPASTSLRAKGRVPGWSGWRRVSCGDARRWSLQTANHSLERASLPGPRTRLREIRPQTRQPPSMQKSPELHSAPCVGCGGFSPHCPRLRPPQEPAWSRRRGVLHSAKPLFLAHV
- the LOC119522931 gene encoding uncharacterized protein LOC119522931 isoform X5, encoding MALPVWAGSEVSSPGGAGLGGAAGPLSQPSGPLFQACHPGPCPPHSPQLGQARGVSRRGAGSGSCSRQEGQKKLLAWRGPALGRHTSAIDTWNLPDGRGPAHRPPARPSLGPASTSLRAKGRVPGWSGWRRVSCGDARRWSLQTANHSLERASLPGPRTRLREIRPQTRQPPSMQKSPELHSAPCVGCGGFSPHCPRLRPPQEPAWSRRRGVLHSAKPLFLAHV
- the LOC119522931 gene encoding uncharacterized protein LOC119522931 isoform X2 translates to MALPVWAGSEVSSPGGAGLGGAAGPLSQPSGPLFQACHPGPCPPHSPQLGQARGVSRRGAGSGSCSRQCVLDSVWGSNLSPHLGSSPLLQENQAQEKGKVKKSSWPGEDQPLAATPRPSTHGIFQMAEARPTALQLGRLWGPRAPASGGDSSSYLPRAGAKGRVPGWSGWRRVSCGDARRWSLERASLPGPRTRLREIRPQTRQPPSMQKSPELHSAPCVGCGGFSPHCPRLRPPQEPAWSRRRGVLHSAKPLFLAHV
- the LOC119522931 gene encoding uncharacterized protein LOC119522931 isoform X4; this translates as MALPVWAGSEVSSPGGAGLGGAAGPLSQPSGPLFQACHPGPCPPHSPQLGQARGVSRRGAGSGSCSRQPDRRQLGLGAARERGRAPRHRQKPKGVSEVELPGSRLGSGQQARKRAPAYKKEGQKKLLAWRGPALGRHTSAIDTWNLPDGRGPAHRPPARPSLGPASTSLRRGQQQLPAKSGGERPSSWLVWLEKGLLRRCQEVEPGASQPPGPQNPTERNPAPDAAAPKHAEKPRAA